A genomic region of Spea bombifrons isolate aSpeBom1 chromosome 9, aSpeBom1.2.pri, whole genome shotgun sequence contains the following coding sequences:
- the LOC128504403 gene encoding SLAM family member 5-like: protein LHYDLRAHKDLLNESSVCRYCFDESERAIKFADLQKEDEGVYEWIRVEGRTEHTCKLYIKVYEEITSISINQTTHHHNDTCVVTLTCTTPTKDVTFSWNRTNEDLPHNSSILEIHLTSDDAQSSYTCTVKNPVSELSTTVTPFMRCASPPEQSQTMLYVALSVVSVAVLVPIILFFVLRKEVLCRHKKTGTFTVTSPERAPVPEPQTPKVETIYATVDKKPPENLSSAADTSMTIYELAGHSLAKV, encoded by the exons ttgcacTACGACTTGCGGGCCCATAAAGACCTTCTCAACGAATCATCAGTTTGCCGATACTGCTTCGACGAAAGCGAGAGGGCCATAAAATTTGCTGACCTACAGAAGGAAGATGAAGGAGTGTACGAGTGGATCAGAGTAGAAGGAAGGACGGAACACACTtgtaaattgtatataaaaGTTTACG AAGAGATCACCAGTATTTCCATCAATCAGACCACCCATCATCACAATGACACCTGTGTGGTCACGTTAACATGTACAACGCCAACAAAAGACGTAACATTCAGCTGGAACCGAACGAACGAGGACTTGCCCCACAACAGCAGCATATTAGAGATACATCTCACGTCCGACGACGCTCAGAGCTCGTACACCTGTACGGTGAAGAACCCAGTGAGTGAACTCTCCACAACTGTCACGCCTTTCATGAGATGTGCATCACCACCAG aacaaagTCAGACAATGCTCTACGTTGCATTGTCCGTGGTTTCTGTGGCTGTCTTGGTGCcgataattttgttttttgtactcCGCAAGGAAGTCCTGTGTAGGCACAAGAAGACAG GTACGTTCACTGTGACCAGTCCAGAAAGAGCTCCAGTACCAGAACCACAAACCCCGAAGGTCGAAACGATTTATGCTACAGTTGACAAGAAG CCGCCTGAGAATCTCTCATCAGCCGCAGATACATCCATGACTATATATGAACTTGCTGGTCACAGTTTAGCGAAGGTGTGA
- the LOC128505169 gene encoding SLAM family member 7-like — protein sequence MKTLPVVMTLLLMLVPFPVLGVTSSNSTYKLVAKPGDSVSFLVSLREAVSINSIFWSRGNHIVAIARPEGFDIKDSSFSGRLTPHNSGYSLFFHDLRKEDSGIYFAKIFTDSTTMNLKFDLQVIDGNMADGVSKMLAHVLVVISLGFLAVLISERT from the exons ATGAAGACTTTACCAGTAGTGATGACCCTTCTTCTAATGCTGGTTCCTTTCCCAGTGCTGG GTGTTACCTCGTCCAACTCAACTTACAAACTGGTGGCAAAGCCCGGAGATTCCGTCTCGTTTCTGGTTAGCCTCCGTGAAGCCGTATCCATCAACAGTATATTTTGGTCTCGTGGAAACCACATCGTGGCCATCGCCAGGCCAGAAGGATTTGATATCAAAGATTCCAGTTTCTCCGGTCGGCTGACGCCCCATAACTCTGGATATTCCTTATTCTTCCACGACTTGAGAAAAGAAGACAGCGGGATTTACTTTGCTAAAATATTCACGGATTCTACAACAATGAATCTAAAATTCGACCTGCAAGTGATTG ATGGAAATATGGCGGATGGGGTCAGTAAGATGCTGGCACATGTCCTCGTGGTTATCTCCCTGGGATTTCTGGCCGTCTTAATCAGTGAAAGAACATAA